The following proteins come from a genomic window of Nicotiana tomentosiformis chromosome 12, ASM39032v3, whole genome shotgun sequence:
- the LOC104112463 gene encoding tyramine N-feruloyltransferase 10/30, which translates to MATTNNKNLTITEKVYVRVRLANEADISHIYKLFYQIHEYHNYTHLYKATESSLCDLLFKANPNPLFYGPSVLLLEVSPTPFENTKKDEKFKPVLKTFDLRATVEDKEAEEFKSKSCGDEKEDVFIAGYAFFYANYSCFYDKAGIYFESLYFRESYRKLGMGGLLFGTVASIAANNGFASVEGIVAVWNKKSYDFYVNMGVEIFDEFRYGKLVGDALQKYADKEKV; encoded by the coding sequence ATGGCTACAACTAATAACAAAAACCTCACTATTACTGAAAAAGTTTATGTTAGAGTTCGTCTTGCAAATGAAGCTGATATTTCCCATATATACAAACTCTTTTACCAAATTCATGAATATCACAATTACACTCATCTCTACAAAGCCACTGAATCTTCACTTTGTGATCTTCTTTTTAAAGCAAACCCTAATCCTCTCTTTTATGGACCATCAGTACTTTTACTCGAAGTTTCGCCAACCCCTTTTGAAAATACCAAAAAAGATGAAAAATTCAAGCCAGTTTTGAAAACATTTGATCTTAGAGCAACAGTTGAGGACAAAGAAGCTGAGGAATTTAAGTCCAAATCATGTGGAGATGAAAAGGAAGATGTTTTTATTGCTGGATATGCGTTTTTTTACGCgaattattcgtgcttttatgATAAAGCTGGGATTTATTTTGAGAGTCTTTATTTTAGGGAGAGTTATAGGAAGTTAGGAATGGGAGGTTTGTTGTTTGGAACTGTTGCTTCTATTGCTGCAAATAATGGGTTTGCTTCAGTTGAAGGAATTGTGGCTGTTTGGAACAAGAAATCTTATGATTTTTATGTTAATATGGGAGTTGAAATATTTGATGAATTTAGGTATGGGAAGTTGGTTGGTGATGCTCTACAAAAATATGCTGACAAGGAGAAGGTTTAA